The DNA region ATTCAAATTGCTACTAACGAAATTGATCAAGAAGTTTGGGTTTTCGATATTTTTCAAAATTACCGAAGCTTCTTGTGGCATGTTTGGAGTCAATTGGATGATTTGCGCAGCGCTTTCTTTTACACTACTCAATAATGCATCGAAATGTTCCGAACTCTTCACATCCCCTTCTTCCAACAATTGAATATCTGCACGGAAATAAGGAATTTCTTGAGTGATCTTACCTAATTGAAAACGCTTTTTACCCTGAATAATAACCGTGGTGCCACCATCTGGCATTTTGATTAATTTGACAATCTTCGCAACCGTTCCGATGGGACAAAGATCCTCGGCAGTTGGATCTTCCACACTCAAATCTTTTTGTGCTAAAACGCCAATCAATTTATCGCCTTTGTAGGCATCATTTACCGCTTCAATACTTTTGTCACGACCTACAGTTATCGGAATTACGACACCAGGAAAAAGCACCGTATTTCTCAATGGAAGCAAACCAATATTATCTGGAATTACCAAGTCTTTATCTTGATCCATTTCATTCTCATTAATGGGAATAATCGGCAAAAAACCAGCATCTCCATTATCTTGATCTTCGAAAAATTTCTTTTTATACATATTATATCTTCTATTAACGACAGATTGTCATTAATTCCTTTCGTTTATATTTATTCTTATTGAGATACTCTATTGGGCAATTAAAATGCCAAAGGAAAATAGGCAAAGATTACTTACATAATGTCAGTCAAAGTATTAGAAAAACTGAAATATCTTCGCAATTCTAAAATATTGGACAAAATTATGCAACTTCCTTTTTTCTATGAACCAACTTGTAATACCGCAACAGAATATTTTACACTTTCAGAAGATACGAGTAAACATTGCATTCAAGTATTACGAATGAAAAAAAACGAACAAATTTTGTTGACGGATGGCATGGGTGTAAAAATCGTTGCTGCAATTAATTTGGAACATAAAAAACACACTGAAGTGCAGATTATTAGCAAAGAAATTATTCCAGCAAATGATAAAAAAACTTGTATCGCCATTGGAATATTGAAAAATAATGCACGATTTGAATGGTTCTTGGAAAAAGCAACAGAGTTAGGAATTTCAGAAATTATCCCCTTAATAACAGATAATACGGAAAAAGCGCATTTCAGATTGGATCGAATGAAAAACATCCTAATCGCCGCAATGTTGCAAAGTCAACAATACTATCTACCCATTATGGAAGAGCCTCAAATTTTTAAAAAATTTATCCAAATTCCGTTTTTGGGTCAAAAATTGATAGCTCATTGTGAAAATGGAGAAAAAGATTATTTGCCCGCTGTGTCCATTAGAGAAAATGTAAGATTATTAATAGGACCTGAAGGTGATTTTTCTCCAAATGAAATACAATTAGCAGAAGAAATTGGTTATCAATCTGTTAGTTTAGGCGAAAATCGTCTACGTACGGAAACCGCGGGAATCGTTGGGGTGACTTTTCTTCAGTTAAATCATTCTTAAATAATTGAAATACAAAATGATTAGACCTTTAAAAAACTATTTACTTTTAGCTATCGGGCTGACCGTTCTATTTTTAAGTTGTAAAGAAAAGGAAAAGAAAGAAGCGCCTGTAGCAGTTCAAGACACAAGCATTACAGAAAAAACATCCTTCAACAATATATTTATTGATAGCAATTTGATCAAACAATATGTAGCATCAGATAAAGCGCTATCCAGATTCCAAGAACCTTTTTTAAACTTTTATAAAGAAAGAAATTTTGAATCTGCATGGTTTGACAGCACTGGATTGATTGAACAAGCGGGTAATTTTATCAGTTTGATCAATAATTATATGGAGCAAAATCATGATAGTTCCTTATATGACAAGCGTTTATACGAATTATATGATGAATATAAAAACGCAAAAAATATTTCCAGCAAGCATTTAAATCCACATGATATTAATGCAGAATTGTATTTCACAGGATCATTTTTTAAATATACTTCCAAATTGTATGGCGGTTCCAATATTGATGCAACACAGATTGGATGGTTTATTCCAAGAAAAAAAATAGATTTAAAAAATCTATTAGATTCTTCTTTAAAAAGTGGAGGAAATGCGCAAGTATTCGATCAATTATTAAACCCTGCATACAAAAAACTCAATGAATATTTTCTCAAATATGCAGCTTTAAAAAAAGAGCACCCCGATTGGAATAATATTGTTGTGAATATCAACAAATTGCAATTAAATGATCAAAATCCAGCAATTCCGGAGATCAAAGAACGCTTAAGTTTATTAGAAGATCTTTCAGATAATGATGGTTCGGATGTTTTTGATGAAAATATGCAAGAGGCGGTTAAATCTTATCAAAATAGAATGGGGTTATCTGCAGATGGCGTCATCGGACCAGGATTTGTAAGATCTATCAATACTCCTTTAGATACTTTAATTCGTAAGATTTTGGTGAATTTGGAAAGAACGCGTTGGCTCCCTTCTACTTTACCAGAAACGTATATTTGGGTAAATATTCCTGAATACAAATTGCATGTGTATGAAAATGGCGAACCCAATTTTGATATGCGTGTAATCGTCGGTTCAGCAGCACACGGAACGGT from Rhizosphaericola mali includes:
- a CDS encoding RsmE family RNA methyltransferase, with amino-acid sequence MSVKVLEKLKYLRNSKILDKIMQLPFFYEPTCNTATEYFTLSEDTSKHCIQVLRMKKNEQILLTDGMGVKIVAAINLEHKKHTEVQIISKEIIPANDKKTCIAIGILKNNARFEWFLEKATELGISEIIPLITDNTEKAHFRLDRMKNILIAAMLQSQQYYLPIMEEPQIFKKFIQIPFLGQKLIAHCENGEKDYLPAVSIRENVRLLIGPEGDFSPNEIQLAEEIGYQSVSLGENRLRTETAGIVGVTFLQLNHS
- a CDS encoding L,D-transpeptidase family protein — translated: MIRPLKNYLLLAIGLTVLFLSCKEKEKKEAPVAVQDTSITEKTSFNNIFIDSNLIKQYVASDKALSRFQEPFLNFYKERNFESAWFDSTGLIEQAGNFISLINNYMEQNHDSSLYDKRLYELYDEYKNAKNISSKHLNPHDINAELYFTGSFFKYTSKLYGGSNIDATQIGWFIPRKKIDLKNLLDSSLKSGGNAQVFDQLLNPAYKKLNEYFLKYAALKKEHPDWNNIVVNINKLQLNDQNPAIPEIKERLSLLEDLSDNDGSDVFDENMQEAVKSYQNRMGLSADGVIGPGFVRSINTPLDTLIRKILVNLERTRWLPSTLPETYIWVNIPEYKLHVYENGEPNFDMRVIVGSAAHGTVIFTGNLKYIVFAPYWNVPMSIIKNEIIPGIARDPNYIASHNMEITGYNKKGEPVDVRQKPGENNALGTVKFLFPNDYDIYLHDTPNHDLFTSSNRGLSHGCIRLSDPPKMARFLLRNDSTRYTSNKIDSLMHKNKVETWVTVKNPVPVYLVYFTSWVDDDGKLNFRNDIYGHDKKVADKLF